The window TATATGCCTGCCCTTCATTCTGGGCCGGGGTCACCGGATACTGCCTGCTGTCATTCTCCCCGCGGTAGCAAGAGCCAGTTGAGCCAGGCTTAGCCGAAGCAGGTTCATGGCACCTGTCTTGAAACATAGGCAAGCGTGAGACAGGCTTGATGTGAAATGGACCGCCTGTTCCCTCCAAAGTAGCCTTCGTATGTATCGACGGTGGCTCGTGCGAATAAACTTCAATGTCGGCGGTTCGGCCCATGTCTCCCTCATCCATGCACTGTGTGACAATTATCTCGCTGCAGGATGCCGTTGAAGGGTTCGTCGTTCCCAAAACCACCGTGCTCATGTTCGAGGGCCGAGGCAGGTCCAATCGATGAACTGGAATCAGTCCACCATACGGTGGCGTGTAGAGCTGGATAATTTCCAAGCAAAGCTGCTCCAGTTCGTCGAATCGCCCAAGGCGTCCAAGATTGTACAGAAGAAGAGTCCAGTACTGTATGGGAATAGCGACGTCGTGGCAGGCAACGCGGCGGGTGTAGTCAATTGCTCGATTTAACGGCGACTCTGCGTCGTTTCTGAGTCTCTGTTTTGTGCTTTTTCGTACGACAGGGTGCATTCGAAGACTCCGGAAGGCACGCTTGAGAAGTTGCGCAGCACTATCTTGGGCCAGGTTTACTTTGAGTGCCTCCATTCGTTCCAGCACCTGCATGGACTTCCCCATTTTTCGCTTAGGAAGTTCACATGCGAGCAGCGAATTGAGTCGTCCAGAAGATGGATCGGTCTCGATGACCTTTTCTATCCCACGTAAGAGCGTTTCCCTCCGGCGATCGCCTGttgcaacagcagcagccaaGAGCACTTGCCGCGTTTCCGGATTCTCAAACTCATCCGGATGAATATCGCAATTCACCAGATCGTGCAGCAAAACATCTTCTCCATGTCTCGCAAACAGAACAAGCACCTTGCAATAAATATGAGGTGATGATTGAATCCCCAGCCTCTGCAGTTGCTCAATGCGACACGCAAATCCTTCGGCGTCCTGCTCTCGCAGAGCGAGCGATTGAAAAGATCGTGGTCCAATGGCCTGCACTCCAATTCGATGAACAAGGTTAATGGCAAAGTCGACAGACGCCCAGGAGCTGGCGAACCATTTTGCCATCAACGAATCACTATATTGACCTGTCGGGTGGCCAGTGGCAGTGGTCGGAGCCTCTGATATTTGCTCGTCATAACGGACTCTTCCAGTCGGATGACCAATACCAGCTGCTTCCAGTTCTTCTGTTGTAAGTGGAACGGATGGGTAATACCTGGCAAGAAATGTGAGGAAAGGACGGGATTTCGTGCCAATCGGAAAGTCTTTGAATAATATCAGTTTTTTGCGCCAAGTGCGAGCGATCTTAGACTGTCCAGAAGCGAATAGCGCTGGTATTATGCAGTCATACAATCCTCGCTCTGTGCTAAAGGTGTACAGAGTCGTCAAAGAACTCTGCATTTGTGGTGTAGGATTGACGACAAAGCCCGACAGCAACGCTCCAAACTCTTCCGTGCTGGGTGGGAAATAGGTAGCTAGCTGCAAGTGCCAGTGAACGGCATCCTCGAACCGACTGTGTTCGAGACACAAGTGGACGATTCTCATGTATAGATCCGGCCACCGGAAGGCACGATCTTCCAACAGCTCGGCAGCGATATTGACGAGCGTCGCAATATGTTCGTCATTTCGGAGGGCTGTTGTAACGACAACATCGCGAAGGACATCGGCGCCCGGTTCAGCAAAGAGATGAATAAGACCTTTAGCTCGCATAGCCTCAACTCCCGCCCAGATGTTGTCGTACTCGTCATTCAGGTGTAAAGTGGCAAGAAGTCGTTCCCAGTGTTTGACGTTGCCAAAGTATGACTCCACATCTACCCCGGCTCGCTCCAGCAACAGGTCGGTATCCTCCAGGGGCCTTTCCACTGTTATCGTCCTTGTCGAAGCTGCTCTGCTCTGGGCTAAAGACTGCCCTAGCCTGCCGTCTGTTCTCCATCCCCATGACGCTGTGTTCCTCCGAAGGGGTAGTCGGGAAATCGACAGCGTCTTGGGGTGACGCTGGGGCGATGTATAGAAATATCTGATTCGCCCAGTCGGGACGATAGCCGAAACAGAGAGGTGTGCTAGGGCAGTGAAGCGCAACCCACAGCGGATGATTGCAACTGGCTGTGTGGCCAGTTTCGAGGCAGGTCGAGCGGCGCGAGAAAGCTGGCAGACGAGTTGCAAGTTCAAGGTCTCTCGCATTTCCCAGGACCACCTTCGGTAGCCACAGCTTCAATTTGCATCACTGCATTGTTGTAACTTGCACTGAAGAGAGCCATTGACATACCATGGTGATTGGGATGCCAACAAAATGCTCCATCACGCTGCCTACCATCACTGGGTGGAGTACGTTGTCCTATTTCGAATATGCTGAGTCAGCACAACCCACCCTTGACTAGATGGGCTCATTTCTGCGAACGTTCGACATCGACCCGTAGCGTACCACATTATCAACAGAGCAATCCCTCACCCATATTCGACCGTTGAATCCTCGCAAACGTCTCCGAAAACTAATCTCCAATATGGGGTGAGTCTCCCCCCATATATATTCTCCCTGGAACGAATCACACCCGCCTTTCTTCCTGCAGATTGTGGCATGTCTGTTCCGACATGCCCGAAGCGAAGCCTTCCGACAGAGCCATGAATGAGCTGACGCCGCTTTTAGTTTCGTCAACGCGAAGAACAAGGTGCCCGAGCACCAGCGCTTCTACCAGCAAGCCTACAAGGCCCATACTCGCCTGTGGAAGATTGTACGACGTGCCATAATCCCAAAcaatgacggcggcgataCTGATTCCACAGCAGGGTCACCGAAGCCGTTGGTTCATGACGCCGTATCTCATCGTTCTGTGGGGTGGATTTGGAGGTTCGTGGCTCGGAAATTCTCTCATGTCGCAATCTTATCTGACCAATTGACAGCTACACTGTACGCTGCCGGGCGGAAAATCACTGGCCACAACACGTGGTTCAGCAAGAACTAGAGACAAGACTTGATAATAACAGCTGCTTGTTGCCTCCGTTATGGACTTGTCGGGCTTGTTCAGTCACTGGATTACCATGTGTACAAATGCAATAAAGTCAATTTATCAATTGCATGCCCATCTCTCGTGTCACGTGAATATGTTCCATCGCAACCAATGTAGCAAGATCCTGCACCCCGTTCCCCATTTATCTTCCATCCTGCTACGACGCATAACGGACAGCTTCAATTAAAAAAAAAGAGTTATGGAACCGGTGGAATATGTCTCAGTACCCCGTGGCTCCCGGAGCCTTCTCGTCCTTGCGCAGGGTGGTCAGGACATCACGGAAGCGCTCCTTGCCGGAGCCCGCCGCGCCACCTTTTGTTCCCTTGCCGCTGATATCGACCAGCTTTCCGATTCGATCCCAGCTTGTTCCTCCAGACACAGTGTCTTCTCGGTTAGCAATGAACTGCTCAGCTTCCTTGCGAGTCTGCGCTATGCCCTTTTCTTTCTTGACATTATAGTTCTCGTAGAAGTCGTCGATATTCTTCTGGGCCTCTTTGACAGTCTCCTCCCGTTGAGAGGCGAACTGCTCAACTCTCTTTGCAATTTGTGCGTCTCGACGCTGTCTCCATTCCTTGATGACGTCGGgctcctcctcatcgtcgacatgTGTTTGGTAGCCAGATTTGTAGGATACCGACGGTCCTGTGGAGGGAGGAGCCACATCCTGAAATGGCCACTATGAGCGGGAAACATGGTCTCAAATTCACGAAATAAACTCACTGCTGATGGGTTGGCAATATCGGGGAACTGTGACTCGAAAGTGGATTGGGCATTGTCATTGTCGCCGTGTGTTAAGTCACCACTAGCCTCCCCAAGCGCAGCAGCATCATCGATTGTGACAAACTGCTCTGCATCATCGCCTAGGAGAGCCTTTTCGCGGGCAAGAAAATCATCGGCAGAGGGATTGGTAGAAGCATCTTTAATGTCAGTTTGCGCTGGGACGATTTTAACTTAGCGTCCGAACTTCACAGTTGATGTGCAGCTCCGCTCACCTCCTGAATCAAACTCATCTAGAGAGGGGAAACGGTCCGCCATTATTGACAGCTAAAAGATGTAGCTTTCCTCGTGTTTTGTGGATG of the Drechmeria coniospora strain ARSEF 6962 chromosome 01, whole genome shotgun sequence genome contains:
- a CDS encoding pentatricopeptide repeat domain-containing protein, which gives rise to MLSRAARPASKLATQPVAIIRCGLRFTALAHLSVSAIVPTGRIRYFYTSPQRHPKTLSISRLPLRRNTASWGWRTDGRLGQSLAQSRAASTRTITVERPLEDTDLLLERAGVDVESYFGNVKHWERLLATLHLNDEYDNIWAGVEAMRAKGLIHLFAEPGADVLRDVVVTTALRNDEHIATLVNIAAELLEDRAFRWPDLYMRIVHLCLEHSRFEDAVHWHLQLATYFPPSTEEFGALLSGFVVNPTPQMQSSLTTLYTFSTERGLYDCIIPALFASGQSKIARTWRKKLILFKDFPIGTKSRPFLTFLARYYPSVPLTTEELEAAGIGHPTGRVRYDEQISEAPTTATGHPTGQYSDSLMAKWFASSWASVDFAINLVHRIGVQAIGPRSFQSLALREQDAEGFACRIEQLQRLGIQSSPHIYCKVLVLFARHGEDVLLHDLVNCDIHPDEFENPETRQVLLAAAVATGDRRRETLLRGIEKVIETDPSSGRLNSLLACELPKRKMGKSMQVLERMEALKVNLAQDSAAQLLKRAFRSLRMHPVVRKSTKQRLRNDAESPLNRAIDYTRRVACHDVAIPIQYWTLLLYNLGRLGRFDELEQLCLEIIQLYTPPYGGLIPVHRLDLPRPSNMSTVVLGTTNPSTASCSEIIVTQCMDEGDMGRTADIEVYSHEPPSIHTKATLEGTGGPFHIKPVSRLPMFQDRCHEPASAKPGSTGSCYRGENDSRQYPVTPAQNEGQAYIPADLPFTHREHPVQKIFNPHLQRSIVRWGFDQTLAARPSVEAVMDMGNSGIVAFDVACGVRLLAVLRDQGVLVDRQILRTAVISRIALSQVPGRRKHRSRDGNETSAESIKRLVDRAWGSELLPSLPDMTRELEAQMPKLWSRYPKLFGRAFDDHDKDQVGIPWS
- a CDS encoding clathrin light chain, with protein sequence MADRFPSLDEFDSGAQTDIKDASTNPSADDFLAREKALLGDDAEQFVTIDDAAALGEASGDLTHGDNDNAQSTFESQFPDIANPSADVAPPSTGPSVSYKSGYQTHVDDEEEPDVIKEWRQRRDAQIAKRVEQFASQREETVKEAQKNIDDFYENYNVKKEKGIAQTRKEAEQFIANREDTVSGGTSWDRIGKLVDISGKGTKGGAAGSGKERFRDVLTTLRKDEKAPGATGY